The Microcoleus sp. FACHB-672 sequence TAAATAAATTCCCGGCTGCGGAAAATTTGGCGCGGGTAACCACATAGGAAGAGAACTAAATGAAGCAGCTATAGCCCTACTCTGTGATTGGTTAATGCTCATGACCACCAAAAGCTCGGAGTACCGGCATCTTGCTCGCTAGAAATCTTACAAGCAATTTAGGATTGCTATATCCGTAGCGTCAATCGGGCGATAAGCAAGGAAGAAACGGAATCAGAAGCGAATGAATAGACACTTGAACAATTACGCCGGCACCCACTTGAATTAAAGAATTACTGAAAAACCGCATCAAAAAGTTAGCCCAATTTTAAAATTGAACTGTTAAATCGAGTATTTATATTCAGGTAAACTCGCAATTTTTCTTGTTAAAATCTGCTATTGATATATTTTGCCATTGGGTAAGATGGCTCCCTTGAGCTTGATTCCCTGACGATTTGCGTCCGCTACATTCGCATTTCGCAAGTTCGCTCTCGTCAAATCTGCCTCAGACAAATTGGTGCCAATTAGATGTGCGCCACTCAGGTTCGCGCCGGCAAGATTAGCACCGCTCAAGTTCGCTTGAATCAAATAAGCGCCAGTGAGATTTGCTAAGCTCAAGCCGGCACCACTCAAGTTCGCGCCGGTTAGCAGTTTTCCACTTAAATCAGCGCCACTCAATTCTGCCCCACTCAGATTAACCCCACTCAGATTAGCCTGCTTTAAACAAGTATTTCTTAAGTCTGTCTTACTCAAGTTTGTCTTACTCAAATTGGCACGTCCTAACATTGCTTCACTTAAATCGGCTTCGCTGAGATTCGCCCCATTTAAATGCGCGTTGTTTAGATTCGCTGAGTTTAGGTTCGCGCCTGCCAAGTTTGCCTGAGATAAATCAGCCTCGCTCAGGTTTGCTTGCCGTAGCTTTGCCCCACGGAGGTTTGCCTTGCTCAGGTTAGCCTTACTCAAGTCTGCCTTGTTCAAACTGGCTTGGGTGAGATTGGCTCCGCTCAAATCGGCTTTGCTGAGATTGGTGCCAATCAAGTAGGTGTGACTAAGGTGGCTCTTGCTGAGATTGGCTCCGCTGAGGCTAGCGCCGCTCACATCTGCGCCCGTCAGGATCGCTCCAGTCAAGTTGGCTCCGCTCAAATCAGCCCAGTTTAAGTGTGCGCCGCTCAGATCCGCTCCACTCAAGTCGGCTCCACTCAGATTCGCCCCGCTGAGACTTGCTCCATGCAGGTTAGCTTTAATGAGTTTGGCTCCCCTCAAATCGGCTTTGCTTAAACCGGCTCCACTGAGATACGCCCCACTCAAATCTGTCTCACTGAGATCCGCTTTACTTAAGCTAGCCCGACTAAAATCTCTCGCCCCTGATGCGTAGCGTTGGAGCAGTTCATCACGGGTGAAGCTCTGTCTTGGCCCAGTAATCACGTTAGCTATCATAATAAGTACACTTTGTTAAATTTGTTTATGGTTCTATTCAAATTGTATTGAAAATTACAACTCAGTATAAACCGCAAATTCCCTGAACTTTCATTAAAATCTATTTAAACGTCTCAAATTATTTATTTTTTTAATAAAAATTAACATTACGTTAAAATTTCAGGGATTTTCTGCATACTTCCAGCGTTTTATTCTTGCCGATCCCGGCACTCTTTTTCCTCTGGGCCATAAGGATGAATGGCACAAATTAAGTAGTGGCCCCCATAGTGCTGACCATGATAATAGCGGCAGCCTAAACAAGGCTTAGGCGAAGCCTTCAACCGGCCATTGCGGTGTTCTCCCTGATCGCTGCCCTCCGCCGAAGTCGGCATCATTGGCCGGATACCGTAGTCGATCTGAAGCCGTTGAATAATGCCATCGGCTGAGTGGATAGCGCGGCGAATAACTTCCAGTGTTGAAAGCGCCGGCATCTCTAGCTCCATTACAATCTGCCGGTTGAGTGTGTCCGTTTGCATCGTGCAGTGGGTAATGCTACCGCCGTGTTCCTGCAAGGTTTGAGAAATCGCCATAAGCACCCCACTAGCAGACATACAATAACCCGATAGATGAATGCGTTCTGTGTCTGTGGTGGCTTGAATAATCAAGCTAGCAGGAGTGATGAACCCCTCTGGAACTGCTGAGGAGTTCGGCTTTAAAAAATTTATCATTGTTGTTTTTAACTGGGAGTGCGCCCTTATTTATCTGATGCTCTACATCTAAGGGTGCGGGTGTGGTCTCTAAATCCTCCTAAAGATAGATTTGCAGATATTTTTGAAAAGTAATTTTCAGCGTTTAAATTTATTTTTTCCTTTCAACTGATAGCAAAGCAAACTTTCACTTGTGTGCCTAGATCGCCTGCCTTTAAACTGATGAAATAAATTAAAGATTGAGCAGCGAATGTTATGGCATTAACCCCGTCAACAATGTTGGCGCTAAAAACTCAAGCGCCGGATTTTCATCTGCCAGATGTCGTTTCCGGTCAAACAATATCTCTGGCCACATTTGCCGGCAAAAAAGCGCTGCTGGTGATGTTTATTTGCCGGCACTGCCCTTTCGTCAAGCACATACAGACAGAACTCGCGCAAATTGGCAAAGACTATGCCGGCGAAAATGTTGGCATCCTGGCGATCAGCGCCAACAATGCGGCAACCCATCCGGAGGATGCCCCCGATAAACTTAAAACAATGGCGCAAGAACTTGGCTTCACCTTCCGCTACGGTTATGACCCCAGCCAAGAAACAGCCAAAGCTTACACAGCCGCTTGCACACCAGACTTTTTCGTATTTGATGCCAACCGGCAACTGGTGTATCGGGGCCAATTGGACGACAGCCGGCCCAGCAACGGGCTGCCTGTCACCGGCAAAGATTTGCGATCTGCGCTTGATGCGGTGCTAGCCGATCAGCCAGTCAACCCAGAACAAAAGCCTAGCATCGGCTGCAATATTAAGTGGAAACCAGGGAATGAACCGGGGTATTAGCAAAATGGAAAAGACTGGGCTAAATTTCTTGCCGGCGCAAAAATGGAATTAGTGCATTAGACACCTTTTCAGACCAATGTTCTTGTGGGTAATGTCGGCCTTCTTCTAGTTTGACAACTTCTGCATTTTGAAGGCTGTTAGCGAAGCTTTGTGCCTGGGAGAAAGGCAGCCAAGGATCATTCATTCCCCAGATCATCAACGTGGGTTGCTGCCATGCAGGAAAGCCGGCGGCAATTTCTGCCATTGCCGGAACCATCTGTATATTTCTGACGGTGTAGAGCAAACTGCGTCCGGCGTCGGAACTCTTGAGAAATGGACGCCGGTACACATCTAAATCTTTATCAGATATTTGGTAGCCGCTACCGCCTTCCAGCGTTCGGTCAACCAGTAGCGGGTCTTGCGTCATCATATCTCCCACAAGCGGCAAACCCAATTGCTTAATCTTCCAAGGCAACTTGGCATCTGTCGTCACTGGCGTATTGAGAATCACTAAGCGCTCAATTTGCTCTGAATGACGCAGCGCATATTGCAAACCGGCAGAACCCAAAAATCCCTGAACCACTAAATAAAATCGCTCAATTTCCAAAGCTGCAATAAAGCCGGCAAGGGCGTCAATAAACGCATCTGGGGTATAGGCAAAGTCGCGCCGGTCTGGTTTAGACGATAAGCCAAACCCGATCCAGTCTGGAGCAATTGCGCGAAAACCTTGCTCTGCCAAAGCCGGCAAAACTTCATTCCAGCTGTAACTCTGGGAGGGTAAACCGTGCAGCAACAGCACCGGCAGCTTATCACTCTTGCCAATGGGCTTAGCTTGCCGGTAAAACCACTTCAGCTTCCCTACCTCAATCAATTGTTCGTCAATTGCCACGATGTCTCCCCATGCCGGTGCTCGCTAACTGTTCGAGCTTACCGCCCAACGGGATTGCTGAGCAAGCCGCTTGTTAGTCAGATAAACCAAGGCAGGGGAACGCAATCGCGCTAAATTGAATAAATCCCTTAGTCGTTAGCTTTTGGCAAACGCATTGCAAATTGCTAAGTGATAAAACCTTTGTTTGCTGGCTCCTACGATGACTGAAACACCACAAGACAGCCCAAATCCCGAACATAAAGACTTAATATTCTCCCTACGGCGCAAAGAAGGCACCTGGGTAGAATGGGGACAAGCCTGCCAAACCCTGCAAAAAGCCGGTTACAACCCCCAGGAAATATTTGAAGAAACCGGCTTTGAACCGATCCAGCAAAATCAAGTAATCGTCGGTGCTCAAGTCTACAGCTCAATGGTGAGTACCGGCGTTTCAGAGGCAGCGCGAGAATACTTTGAGCGTCGCGGCAGCGAGATCCTGTATGAATTACGCATTCTGACGCAGCCGGAACGTGCCGCCGCCGCCGAATTAATCGTTGCCCAATCGCTAGATATCGAAGCCTCCCGTGACGTTGCTAAAGCAATTAAAGACTTCTCCCGGCTTGGGAAGTTACCAGAAGGCTTTACCAACCATCCGGGTGATGCCACTGCTTATTACTTTTGGAAACTCGCC is a genomic window containing:
- a CDS encoding pentapeptide repeat-containing protein gives rise to the protein MIANVITGPRQSFTRDELLQRYASGARDFSRASLSKADLSETDLSGAYLSGAGLSKADLRGAKLIKANLHGASLSGANLSGADLSGADLSGAHLNWADLSGANLTGAILTGADVSGASLSGANLSKSHLSHTYLIGTNLSKADLSGANLTQASLNKADLSKANLSKANLRGAKLRQANLSEADLSQANLAGANLNSANLNNAHLNGANLSEADLSEAMLGRANLSKTNLSKTDLRNTCLKQANLSGVNLSGAELSGADLSGKLLTGANLSGAGLSLANLTGAYLIQANLSGANLAGANLSGAHLIGTNLSEADLTRANLRNANVADANRQGIKLKGAILPNGKIYQ
- a CDS encoding thioredoxin family protein, which encodes MALTPSTMLALKTQAPDFHLPDVVSGQTISLATFAGKKALLVMFICRHCPFVKHIQTELAQIGKDYAGENVGILAISANNAATHPEDAPDKLKTMAQELGFTFRYGYDPSQETAKAYTAACTPDFFVFDANRQLVYRGQLDDSRPSNGLPVTGKDLRSALDAVLADQPVNPEQKPSIGCNIKWKPGNEPGY
- a CDS encoding alpha/beta fold hydrolase; the encoded protein is MAIDEQLIEVGKLKWFYRQAKPIGKSDKLPVLLLHGLPSQSYSWNEVLPALAEQGFRAIAPDWIGFGLSSKPDRRDFAYTPDAFIDALAGFIAALEIERFYLVVQGFLGSAGLQYALRHSEQIERLVILNTPVTTDAKLPWKIKQLGLPLVGDMMTQDPLLVDRTLEGGSGYQISDKDLDVYRRPFLKSSDAGRSLLYTVRNIQMVPAMAEIAAGFPAWQQPTLMIWGMNDPWLPFSQAQSFANSLQNAEVVKLEEGRHYPQEHWSEKVSNALIPFLRRQEI